One part of the Rhodopirellula islandica genome encodes these proteins:
- a CDS encoding S1 family peptidase, translated as MKKLLTLLCLLAVCGEFGYLLLKDHPHWPEIVWTPALWTSPETGVAADSAESVAAGQSVPGNPAGPSPALDSGLANPGVRSFTPSAGVPSSREDVGLPARMEEESGRPKPVRSELAAGAEEPQTEPEDSVSETPTLADQLFEPTVSSVSAASVKPVNEPVSLDRAFASLVRVIQTGSESEAAGGRRGSGNGQTGVGVIVEVDSEGFRVLTAAHVVAQLVDLDVELLAFLDEPTGLVSGGTDAEPRRFRSVEVIGQDPGRDLALLQVHWPVAEPGRIAQAVFHAEVGRDWTDAEVWLANLNGSGGVERISASVIDQKRARREIEGAPVEYLVLDQVSVPGMSGGGLFAESGELIGIISGNGGGRLHCIAGREIQVFLSVVRSD; from the coding sequence ATGAAAAAACTACTGACACTTCTGTGCTTGCTCGCGGTCTGCGGTGAGTTTGGGTACTTGTTGCTCAAGGATCATCCGCACTGGCCCGAGATCGTCTGGACCCCTGCGCTGTGGACATCACCCGAGACGGGGGTTGCCGCGGATTCCGCCGAGTCGGTGGCTGCGGGGCAGTCGGTGCCAGGCAATCCGGCAGGACCGAGCCCGGCGTTGGATTCCGGTTTGGCGAATCCAGGTGTTCGTTCGTTCACACCTTCTGCCGGGGTGCCCTCCTCACGCGAGGATGTGGGACTGCCCGCGCGGATGGAAGAGGAAAGCGGTCGCCCGAAACCTGTCCGTTCGGAGTTGGCTGCCGGGGCAGAGGAGCCGCAGACAGAGCCGGAGGATTCCGTGTCGGAAACGCCGACATTGGCAGACCAATTGTTTGAGCCCACGGTGTCTTCCGTGTCCGCGGCCTCTGTGAAACCGGTCAACGAGCCTGTGTCGCTTGACCGGGCGTTCGCTTCTTTGGTGAGAGTCATTCAAACCGGCTCTGAAAGCGAAGCGGCCGGCGGACGTCGAGGAAGCGGGAACGGTCAAACCGGCGTTGGTGTCATTGTCGAGGTTGATTCAGAGGGCTTTCGAGTCTTGACGGCGGCACATGTGGTTGCGCAACTCGTCGACTTGGACGTGGAGCTGCTCGCATTCTTGGACGAGCCGACTGGCTTGGTGTCCGGGGGCACCGACGCTGAGCCGCGACGGTTTCGGTCGGTGGAGGTCATCGGGCAAGATCCTGGAAGAGACCTGGCGTTGTTGCAGGTGCACTGGCCGGTGGCGGAACCGGGGCGGATCGCTCAAGCGGTTTTCCATGCCGAGGTCGGCCGCGACTGGACAGACGCCGAGGTTTGGCTGGCCAATCTCAATGGCAGCGGCGGCGTGGAGCGGATCAGCGCGAGTGTGATCGATCAAAAACGTGCCCGCCGTGAGATCGAGGGGGCTCCCGTTGAATACCTGGTTCTGGATCAGGTCTCCGTGCCGGGGATGTCCGGCGGGGGGCTGTTTGCTGAGTCGGGCGAGTTGATTGGGATCATCAGTGGCAACGGGGGCGGTCGTTTGCACTGCATCGCCGGTCGTGAGATTCAGGTGTTTCTATCGGTAGTCAGGTCGGATTGA